A DNA window from Helianthus annuus cultivar XRQ/B chromosome 15, HanXRQr2.0-SUNRISE, whole genome shotgun sequence contains the following coding sequences:
- the LOC110913307 gene encoding protein FAR1-RELATED SEQUENCE 5-like gives MDSGDADIHTYQPVGNVQVSPNSGRRTFIPDVDDLIKPQMHMTFDSLENAYLFYQRYAKAGGFTARKGTQYEPRKGLIHNKWFVCSKEGTKPLKAIDSTQEAGSSNVNSKSKITRRVPSIRTGCEACIRVKLMKPDNLYVVYYFEESHNHSFVAEDDRYLLPENRSMNYVQEEAVNALSAINVGPVRAFNIMRTLYGGFDKVGATKVDFKNFKRDLNRYIAEYDADMVIKRLRRKKEFMPNFSMEYLTTADGVLRALFWADGDTKRNYNIFGDVVSFDATYRRNKYKMMFVPFTGVDNHYRNVTLGAAIIGDETAETYSWLLNAFRQAFGRAPPVIVTDQDPAMRKAIQDTWPESRHRLCMWHIMEKLTTKVGANLCNSTDFKKRLCDIVWTDALLPEQFENEWGVILADFDLLNHEWLQSMYEIRDTWIPAYYRDQHMSGLMRTSSRSESENHFFGQFCNPNCTLVEFLGHFDSAIEAQRHEHRKNDHDTRHTNPQILAKEFVLEQQAANIYTRTIFFDAQLEIQTAINKCAVGKWEDREDNFVNFSVKDFSQACTSFFQVMMRQLDMTVSCSCKRYEQFGLLCAHIFCVLRLLDIRQFPERYIMRRWTREAVPNSAPGAIMGISESDDRYQQVNGVVREITRSAESLINRLVYNFDALCAFRDYVGQYQSTADQAVVNAPPRSRRDRFAEITGYTQETPVTVRMPKTVRFKGMGKPSRMKSNREIAIIQSAKKNKGRECGNCKRGGHNRRTCTYPARENADDSSESDEAEPEGDDEEEIEDVVGEEADDEELDDEEQE, from the exons ATGGATTCCGGAGATGCAG ATATTCATACATACCAACCCGTTGGCAATGTTCAGGTGTCCCCAAATTCTGGAAGGAGGACATTTATTCCAGACGTTGATGATTTGATTAAACCTCAGATGCATATGACGTTTGATTCGCTGGAAAATGCATATCTTTTTTACCAAAGATATGCTAAGGCGGGAGGTTTCACAGCTAGGAAGGGTACTCAATATGAGCCTCGAAAGGGTTTAATACATAATAAATGGTTCGTATGCTCAAAAGAGGGTACTAAACCCTTAAAGGCGATTGACTCGACCCAGGAAGCTGGTAGTTCTAATGTTAACTCGAAGTCTAAGATTACTCGCAGGGTTCCTTCTATAAGGACCGGATGTGAAGCGTGCATTCGGGTTAAGTTAATGAAACCGGATAATCTTTACGTGGTTTATTACTTCGAGGAGTCGCATAATCACTCATTTGTTGCCGAAGATGACAGGTACTTGCTTCCTGAAAACAGATCTATGAATTACGTACAGGAAGAAGCCGTGAATGCTTTGAGTGCCATAAACGTTGGTCCAGTTAGAGCGTTTAACATTATGAGGACTCTTTATGGAGGTTTCGATAAGGTAGGCGCAACTAAAGTTGACTTCAAGAACTTTAAGAGAGACTTAAACAGGTATATAGCCGAGTACGATGCTGACATGGTTATCAAACGCCTAAGAAGGAAGAAAGAATTTATGCCCAATTTCTCTATGGAGTACCTTACAACTGCCGATGGTGTTTTACGTGCTTTGTTCTGGGCCGATGGTGATACAAAGAGaaattataatatttttgggGATGTTGTGTCGTTCGATGCCACTTATCGTCGTAACAA gtACAAAATGATGTTCGTTCCTTTTACCGGCGTTGACAATCACTATCGCAATGTTACCTTGGGTGCTGCTATTATAGGGGATGAAACTGCCGAAACATATAGCTGGTTGCTCAACGCATTTCGGCAGGCGTTTGGGCGCGCACCACCCGTGATTGTAACCGATCAAGACCCAGCGATGAGGAAAGCTATTCAAGATACCTGGCCTGAAAGTAGGCACAGGCTTTGCATGTGGCATATAATGGAGAAACTCACTACCAAG GTTGGCGCCAACCTATGCAATAGCACTGATTTTAAGAAGAGGTTGTGTGATATTGTTTGGACCGATGCCTTACTGCCAGAACAGTTTGAAAATGAATGGGGTGTTATATTGGCTGATTTTGATTTGTTGAATCATGAATGGTTACAGTCAATGTATGAGATTAGGGATACATGGATCCCTGCGTATTATCGCGATCAACACATGTCTGGGTTGATGCGTACCTCATCACGTTCGGAGAGTGAGAACCATTTCTTTGGGCAGTTTTGCAACCCGAATTGTACCCTGGTTGAATTTTTGGGGCATTTTGATTCTGCAATCGAAGCCCAAAGGCATGAGCACAGGAAGAATGATCACGATACTAGGCACACGAACCCCCAAATACTTGCAAAAGAGTTTGTCTTAGAGCAACAGGCGGCAAACATATACACACGGACAATTTTCTTTGATGCGCAACTCGAAATTCAGACAGCCATTAACAAGTGTGCTGTTGGTAAATGGGAGGATAGAGAGGATAACTTTGTGAACTTCTCTGTGAAGGACTTTTCTCAAGCGTGTACTTCATTTTTTCAG GTTATGATGCGGCAGCTAGACATGACCGTTAGTTGCTCATGCAAAAGGTATGAACAGTTTGGGCTTCTGTGTGCGCACATTTTTTGCGTTTTGCGGCTTCTTGATATCAGGCAGTTCCCTGAAAGGTACATAATGCGACGTTGGACAAGGGAAGCTGTTCCTAACAGTGCGCCTGGAGCGATAATGGGGATTAGTGAAAGTGATGATCGGTACCAACAAGTTAATGGTGTTGTAAGGGAGATAACAAGGTCAGCCGAGTCTCTTATCAACAGGTTGGTATATAATTTTGATGCGTTGTGTGCGTTTAGGGACTATGTTGGCCAGTATCAATCTACCGCTGATCAGGCAGTCGTGAACGCCCCCCCTAGGAGTCGTCGCGATAGGTTTGCTGAAATAACTGGATACACGCAAGAAACACCTGTAACTGTTCGTATGCCGAAAACCGTGAGATTTAAAGGTATGGGTAAACCTTCCAGAATGAAGAGTAATCGTGAAATTGCCATTATTCAATCTGCGAAGAAAAATAAGGGTCGCGAGTGTGGTAATTGCAAACGTGGGGGCCATAATAGACGTACCTGCACGTACCCGGCAAGGGAAAATGCCGACGACTCCTCAGAAAGCGATGAAGCGGAACCTGAAGGAGACGACGAAGAGGAGATAGAAGATGTGGTGGGTGAAGAAGCCGACGATGAGGAGCTAGACGATGAAGAGCAAGAGTAG